The Canis lupus dingo isolate Sandy chromosome 26, ASM325472v2, whole genome shotgun sequence genome has a segment encoding these proteins:
- the LOC112676698 gene encoding piwi-like protein 1, with amino-acid sequence MRNYGAASSLVQSLRKVTPTMGIAMREAKMLEVSDTVQSYTTVLENHVSSKTQMVLCVLSSEKKDLYDGIKQYLCVNCPTPSQCVVARTLDKPQTLMTIATKIAQQMNCKMGGALRKVETGLQNAMFIGIDCFHDIVNRRKSVAGFVSSINQELTQWFSQCIFQESGQELVNGLKTCLEAALKLWCKHNQFLLQAIIVYRDGVGNAQLQALMDHEVPQIESSLKSVYPKDSGYINCKVQIV; translated from the exons ATGAGAAATTATGGAGCGGCTTCATCCTTAGTACAGAGTCTACGGAAAGTCACACCCACCATGGGCATAGCTATGAGAGAGGCAAAAAT GCTTGAAGTAAGTGATACAGTCCAGTCCTATACAACTGTCTTAGAAAATCATGTTTCCTCCAAAACACAGATG GTCCTTTGCGTGCTGTCCAGTGAAAAGAAAGACCTGTATGATGGCATAAAACAATACCTGTGTGTCAATTGTCCGACCCCAAGCCAGTGTGTCGTGGCACGGACCTTAGACAAACCCCAGACGCTGATGACCATTGCGACAAAGATTGCCCAGCAGATGAACTGCAAGATGGGAGGAGCCCTCCGGAAGGTGGAGACAGGA ttacaGAATGCGATGTTCATTGGTATCGACTGTTTCCATGATATTGTAAATCGGCGGAAGTCAGTTGCAGGCTTCGTGTCCAGCATCAATCAAGAATTGACGCA GTGGTTCTCTCAGTGCATTTTCCAGGAGTCGGGTCAAGAGCTTGTGAACGGGCTTAAAACCTGCTTGGAAG CTGCCCTGAAGCTCTGGTGTAAACATAATCAGTTTCTACTACAGGCTATCATTGTGTATCGGGATGGAGTTGGGAATGCTCAGCTTCAAGCACTGATGGATCATGAAGTCCCACAGATTGAGTCCTCCTTGAAATCTGTGTACCCTAAAGACTCTGGGTATATAAATTGTAAAGTGCAGATTGTGTAA